One Alternaria dauci strain A2016 chromosome 6, whole genome shotgun sequence DNA window includes the following coding sequences:
- a CDS encoding mitochondrial 54S ribosomal protein bL21m has translation MALFARSARHAFLESRAIVQPTIRRAGITTVSHNLDTSNTPEPLIQSSHRISDEAKERAQTPQPLPSDAPAPASSNDVKASPHARSDILSQTLTPSIRKLLPLLQTQPAHYITAHLHGRPYLLTRGDTLRLPFQMPHVRPGDILRLNRATHIGSRDYTLKAPEPVKGNADHGKKVYYLDERLFTCRARVVGVESEPLRVEEKTKRRQRHTKHVKSKLHFTVLKISDLEVKSLEEYEAALGQEGKKSVQ, from the coding sequence ATGGCTCTATTCGCTCGCTCCGCACGACATGCGTTCCTTGAGTCCAGGGCGATAGTCCAACCGACCATCCGCCGCGCAGGAATAACCACCGTATCGCACAACCTCGACACATCGAATACCCCCGAACCGCTCATCCAATCCAGTCACCGCATATCAGACGAGGCCAAAGAGCGCGCCCAAACACCACAGCCTCTCCCCAGCGACGCCCCTGCCCCCGCTTCCTCAAACGACGTCAAAGCCTCACCACACGCCCGCTCAGACATCCTCTCCCAAACCCTCACACCCTCGATCCGCAAGCTCCTCCCCCTCCTACAGACGCAGCCAGCACACTACATAACCGCACATCTCCATGGCCGCCCATATCTCCTGACCCGCGGCGACACACTCCGCCTCCCCTTCCAAATGCCACATGTACGCCCAGGCGACATCCTGCGCCTGAACCGCGCTACACACATTGGATCGCGAGACTACACATTGAAAGCGCCAGAGCCTGTCAAAGGAAACGCAGATCATGGGAAGAAGGTGTATTACCTGGATGAGCGGTTATTTACGTGCAGGGCGCGGGTTGTGGGCGTGGAGAGCGAACCATTGAGAGTAGAGGAAAAGACAAAGAGGAGGCAAAGACACACCAAACACGTCAAGAGCAAACTGCACTTCACGGTCTTGAAGATTAGTGATTTGGAGGTTAAGAGTCTGGAGGAGTACGAGGCGGCGTTGGGGCAAGAGGGG